In Deferribacter desulfuricans SSM1, the following are encoded in one genomic region:
- a CDS encoding heavy-metal-associated domain-containing protein yields the protein MKKTIIIEGMSCDHCVMSVKKELESLSCTDNVEVEIGKAVVECSDIDDNALIEAVEEAGYTVKEIIAENDEKGCCN from the coding sequence ATGAAAAAAACAATAATTATCGAAGGTATGAGCTGTGATCATTGTGTTATGAGTGTTAAAAAAGAGCTTGAATCATTAAGTTGCACAGATAATGTTGAAGTGGAAATAGGAAAGGCTGTGGTTGAATGTAGCGATATTGATGATAATGCATTGATTGAGGCAGTGGAAGAAGCTGGTTATACTGTTAAAGAAATAATAGCAGAAAATGACGAGAAAGGTTGTTGTAATTAA
- a CDS encoding metal-sensing transcriptional repressor encodes MDRKEALQYLKTARGQTDAVIKMVEGGKYCIDISKQILACIALLKKANVNILNSHLQSCVKKAISSRDGEDIERKLKELAEIIEYLNKVL; translated from the coding sequence ATGGACAGAAAAGAAGCTTTACAATATTTGAAAACTGCAAGAGGGCAGACAGATGCTGTTATTAAAATGGTTGAGGGCGGGAAATATTGTATAGATATTTCAAAACAGATACTTGCTTGTATTGCCCTTTTGAAAAAGGCAAATGTAAATATATTGAACTCTCATTTACAAAGCTGTGTTAAAAAGGCAATATCTTCACGAGATGGTGAAGATATTGAAAGAAAACTTAAAGAATTAGCTGAGATTATAGAATACTTAAATAAAGTACTTTAG
- a CDS encoding SHOCT domain-containing protein: MYGYRWFGFMWMFKILVWILIIVGFVLFLIIIVRSFGGIKQHDKAVESKRLLEILKERYAKGEIDRDVYLKMKKDLES; encoded by the coding sequence ATGTATGGATATAGATGGTTCGGTTTTATGTGGATGTTTAAGATATTGGTTTGGATTTTGATAATTGTTGGGTTTGTTTTATTTCTAATAATTATAGTTAGAAGTTTTGGTGGGATTAAACAGCATGATAAAGCTGTTGAATCTAAAAGATTATTAGAAATTCTAAAAGAAAGATATGCTAAAGGGGAAATTGATAGAGATGTATATTTAAAAATGAAAAAAGATTTAGAAAGTTGA
- a CDS encoding multicopper oxidase family protein, with protein MITRRRFNMGLAGALLVGGLGIPKGFANEKSEWDTLPTPPLLENESNEKGYVKYTLNVQQGMYEYFTGVKVPSLGYNGNILGPTLKAKKGDIVEIKVKNFLKEETTVHWHGMVVPGEMDGGPHQVVSPNGSEWTARFKVEQQAATLWYHPHGIGTTASQVYGGLGGLFIVEDENRLNLPNEYGVDDIPLVIQDKRFSQKGDLLYLTNMNDIMYGMLGNKVLVNGVIEPKKTIPRGKVRFRILNASNARSYNLKFNNKLPFVIIASDGGLLEKPIKVNDVLLSPGERVEIVADFSEFDEGSEILFGDRGYNFLTLKVGKKGKRYEIPTRLIDIDKISEKDVVRVREFVLSGLGHMVTINGKQFQMNRIDENTKIGTTEIWRVSVRMGMHGMMGGGRNSIIHNFHAHGVLFQVLKRNGRKPTGHEQGWKDTIALRNGDTVDLIMNFRKKGVFMYHCHILEHEDNGMMGQFLVS; from the coding sequence ATGATTACAAGAAGAAGATTTAATATGGGATTGGCAGGAGCTTTACTAGTAGGTGGATTAGGTATACCAAAAGGGTTCGCAAATGAAAAATCTGAATGGGATACTTTACCAACTCCACCTTTATTAGAAAATGAATCGAATGAAAAAGGTTATGTGAAATATACCTTAAATGTTCAACAAGGTATGTATGAATATTTTACAGGAGTAAAAGTACCATCTTTAGGCTACAATGGAAATATACTGGGCCCAACTCTAAAAGCTAAAAAAGGTGACATTGTGGAAATAAAAGTAAAAAATTTTCTTAAGGAAGAAACTACAGTTCATTGGCATGGTATGGTAGTTCCTGGCGAAATGGATGGGGGACCACATCAAGTTGTTTCTCCAAATGGTAGTGAATGGACTGCAAGATTCAAAGTAGAGCAACAAGCAGCAACACTGTGGTATCATCCCCATGGAATTGGGACTACTGCTTCTCAGGTTTATGGTGGCCTTGGTGGATTGTTTATAGTAGAGGATGAAAATAGGTTGAATTTACCAAATGAATATGGTGTAGATGATATTCCTTTGGTGATTCAAGATAAAAGATTTTCACAAAAAGGTGATCTTCTTTATTTGACCAACATGAATGATATTATGTATGGAATGTTGGGTAATAAAGTTTTGGTAAATGGTGTGATTGAACCTAAAAAGACAATTCCAAGAGGTAAAGTTAGATTTAGAATTTTAAATGCTTCTAATGCAAGAAGCTATAACTTAAAGTTCAATAACAAGTTACCATTTGTAATAATTGCTTCAGATGGCGGTTTATTAGAAAAACCTATAAAAGTGAATGATGTTTTACTATCACCAGGGGAAAGAGTGGAAATAGTAGCTGATTTTTCTGAATTTGATGAAGGTAGTGAAATCTTATTTGGTGATAGAGGATACAACTTTCTAACTTTAAAGGTGGGGAAAAAAGGGAAAAGGTATGAAATTCCTACCAGGTTGATTGATATAGATAAGATATCTGAGAAGGATGTTGTAAGAGTAAGAGAGTTTGTATTAAGCGGTCTGGGACATATGGTGACTATTAATGGTAAACAATTTCAAATGAATAGAATTGATGAAAACACTAAGATTGGTACAACTGAGATTTGGAGAGTTTCTGTTAGAATGGGAATGCATGGGATGATGGGTGGAGGTAGAAATTCAATAATTCACAACTTTCATGCTCATGGTGTACTTTTTCAAGTTTTAAAAAGAAATGGAAGGAAGCCTACAGGGCATGAACAGGGTTGGAAAGATACAATCGCTTTAAGAAATGGTGATACTGTGGATTTGATAATGAACTTCAGGAAAAAGGGTGTTTTTATGTATCATTGCCATATACTTGAACATGAGGATAACGGTATGATGGGTCAATTTTTAGTAAGTTAG
- a CDS encoding SoxR reducing system RseC family protein, producing the protein MSKIKKVCGKVIEVNGNKVVVSVVQFAGCSHCESRDTCAVASGKSFQVELVTDKAVKVGDVVELYMMKREIYKNGFLAYILPVVALMFGAIIGSYIDKNFGNGYIAPLLSLLFLAIYFVGLRYYIRNKEVNYKINKII; encoded by the coding sequence ATGAGTAAAATAAAGAAAGTTTGTGGAAAAGTGATTGAAGTTAATGGAAATAAAGTTGTTGTTAGTGTTGTTCAATTTGCGGGATGTAGTCATTGTGAATCAAGGGACACATGTGCTGTAGCTTCTGGTAAAAGTTTTCAAGTGGAACTTGTTACTGATAAAGCTGTTAAAGTTGGCGATGTTGTTGAGCTTTATATGATGAAAAGAGAAATATATAAAAACGGGTTTTTAGCATATATTTTACCTGTTGTTGCACTCATGTTTGGTGCAATTATAGGGTCATATATTGATAAAAATTTTGGAAATGGATATATTGCTCCTTTATTATCGTTACTTTTTTTAGCTATCTATTTTGTTGGTTTGAGATATTATATCCGCAACAAAGAAGTTAATTATAAGATTAATAAAATTATCTAA
- a CDS encoding DUF302 domain-containing protein: protein MNYYLSKKVSYSFDETVLKTKELLKVVGFGVLYELDMKSLLKEKIDVDIEKYFILGACNPHFGYKALQTEPNIGTVIPCNVVIRKISDNETEVSTINPVKQMSIVENTDLEEIANEIFSRLSNVISRL from the coding sequence ATGAATTATTATTTAAGTAAAAAAGTTAGTTATAGTTTTGATGAAACTGTACTAAAGACAAAAGAACTGTTAAAGGTTGTAGGTTTTGGAGTGCTTTATGAACTTGATATGAAAAGTTTGCTGAAAGAAAAGATTGATGTTGACATTGAAAAATATTTTATATTGGGAGCATGCAATCCTCATTTTGGATACAAAGCATTACAGACGGAGCCAAATATCGGTACAGTTATCCCCTGTAATGTGGTAATCAGAAAGATTTCAGATAATGAAACAGAGGTTTCAACTATAAATCCAGTAAAACAGATGAGCATAGTAGAGAATACAGACTTAGAAGAAATTGCAAATGAGATTTTTTCCAGACTTTCCAATGTTATTTCAAGGTTGTAA
- a CDS encoding PepSY domain-containing protein, whose protein sequence is MKKLLILGAIVVFGATLAFAHGPGFGRGYGMMGPGMMGSGMMGPGYGYQGNGYGPGFGRGYGMMGPGYSYQGNGYGSGMMRGYGPNYQGEVKQITKEDAKKAVEKVLKENFKGYKIKEVEKFRMPMGTMYEVDVVDAAGNKFEFHVNPWGNVMGPFPDNYDKDND, encoded by the coding sequence ATGAAAAAACTTTTAATATTAGGAGCAATTGTAGTCTTTGGAGCAACTTTGGCATTTGCCCATGGTCCAGGATTTGGTAGAGGATATGGTATGATGGGGCCTGGAATGATGGGTTCTGGAATGATGGGGCCTGGATACGGTTATCAGGGTAATGGTTATGGTCCAGGATTTGGTAGAGGATATGGTATGATGGGGCCTGGATACAGTTATCAGGGTAATGGTTATGGCTCAGGTATGATGAGAGGATATGGCCCAAATTATCAGGGTGAAGTGAAGCAGATAACTAAAGAAGATGCTAAAAAAGCAGTGGAAAAAGTATTAAAAGAAAATTTTAAAGGTTATAAGATTAAAGAGGTAGAAAAGTTTAGAATGCCAATGGGAACAATGTATGAAGTGGATGTGGTTGATGCAGCAGGTAACAAATTTGAATTTCATGTAAATCCATGGGGCAATGTAATGGGACCTTTCCCAGATAATTATGATAAGGACAATGATTAG
- a CDS encoding SHOCT domain-containing protein: MMHGYGGFGGFGFMGIFSMVIWLVILIVIIYFLFMFIRDFGSKNSITKTGKNHALNILKERYARGEITKEEYLSMKNDLEN; encoded by the coding sequence ATGATGCATGGATATGGTGGTTTTGGAGGCTTTGGTTTTATGGGGATATTTAGTATGGTTATTTGGTTAGTTATTTTGATAGTGATAATCTATTTTCTTTTTATGTTTATAAGGGATTTTGGTTCAAAAAATAGTATTACAAAAACAGGGAAGAATCATGCTCTTAATATTTTAAAAGAAAGGTATGCCAGAGGTGAAATAACAAAAGAAGAGTATCTTTCAATGAAAAATGATCTGGAAAATTAA
- a CDS encoding fumarylacetoacetate hydrolase family protein encodes MKLLRFKTGEVEKKGVLVDGKIRRVLGTFFDNFTVTDEIYEIDEVHFLPPVIPSKIVCIGRNYADHAKELGNEVPTEPLIFLKPNSAINNHEGLIIYPEQSNRVDYEAELAIVIKKRCKSVSEEDALDYVLGYTCFNDITARDIQKKEGKFTRAKSFDTFAPFGPFIETEFESFDNLSVKSFVNGEIRQDGNTKDMIFKVPQLISFISKVMTLYPGDVIATGTPEGVGELKPGDVVEVEVEGVGRLRNYVTKEN; translated from the coding sequence ATGAAACTTTTAAGATTTAAAACTGGTGAGGTAGAAAAAAAGGGAGTTTTAGTTGATGGGAAGATAAGAAGAGTTTTGGGTACTTTTTTTGATAATTTTACTGTTACAGACGAAATTTATGAAATTGATGAGGTACATTTTTTACCACCTGTAATCCCTTCAAAAATTGTTTGTATTGGTCGTAATTACGCTGACCACGCAAAAGAGCTTGGTAATGAAGTGCCAACAGAGCCATTAATTTTTCTCAAGCCAAATTCTGCAATTAATAATCACGAAGGTTTAATTATTTATCCAGAGCAATCAAATAGGGTAGATTATGAAGCTGAACTTGCAATTGTTATTAAGAAAAGGTGTAAAAGTGTAAGTGAAGAAGATGCTCTTGATTATGTTTTAGGTTATACCTGTTTTAATGATATTACTGCGAGGGATATTCAGAAAAAAGAGGGGAAATTTACAAGGGCAAAGTCTTTTGACACATTTGCACCATTTGGCCCATTTATTGAAACTGAGTTTGAGAGTTTTGACAATTTAAGCGTAAAAAGCTTTGTTAATGGTGAAATTAGACAGGATGGAAATACTAAAGATATGATTTTTAAAGTACCCCAATTGATATCATTTATTTCAAAAGTTATGACCCTTTATCCTGGAGATGTTATTGCTACAGGAACACCTGAAGGTGTAGGGGAATTGAAGCCTGGTGATGTGGTGGAAGTGGAAGTAGAAGGGGTAGGAAGACTTAGAAATTATGTCACAAAAGAAAATTAA
- a CDS encoding YkgJ family cysteine cluster protein produces the protein MSQKKIKIECLQCGVCCYFFDISTLNKPQFERCKHLRDDGKCANYENRPKVCRDFQPDEICVLISTLSFEDKIKVLKKIYGVK, from the coding sequence ATGTCACAAAAGAAAATTAAGATTGAGTGCTTACAATGTGGTGTGTGTTGTTATTTCTTTGATATATCCACTTTGAATAAACCACAGTTTGAAAGATGTAAGCATCTAAGAGATGATGGGAAATGCGCTAATTATGAAAATAGGCCGAAAGTATGTAGAGATTTTCAGCCGGATGAAATTTGTGTTTTGATTTCTACACTTAGTTTTGAAGATAAAATAAAAGTTTTGAAAAAGATTTATGGTGTAAAATGA
- the coaE gene encoding dephospho-CoA kinase (Dephospho-CoA kinase (CoaE) performs the final step in coenzyme A biosynthesis.), translating into MSLYLGLTGNIASGKSTAAKFFEEYGCYTIDADEISRKVMKKGKDAYFKIVEAFGDNILLEDGEINRGKLKQIVFDDDRKRVILEDIVHPAIHEYEKRLVSEIKSKDDKAIIITQAALIVEKKTFDRFDGIIVVYVDYDSQLKRLLQRDNIDLNLAQKIISAQMPYEEKLKYANFIIDNSKDLSHLKNEVKRVYEVLKIYQYAKKQLKKRRVTFR; encoded by the coding sequence ATGAGCTTGTACTTAGGATTAACAGGTAATATTGCCTCGGGAAAAAGTACTGCAGCCAAATTTTTTGAAGAGTATGGTTGCTACACAATTGATGCCGATGAAATTAGCAGGAAAGTTATGAAAAAAGGTAAAGATGCTTATTTTAAAATTGTTGAAGCCTTTGGTGATAATATTTTGCTTGAAGATGGTGAGATAAATAGAGGGAAACTAAAGCAAATAGTTTTTGACGACGATAGAAAAAGGGTGATTTTAGAGGATATTGTTCATCCTGCAATTCATGAATATGAAAAAAGATTGGTCTCTGAAATAAAATCAAAAGATGATAAAGCGATAATAATTACTCAAGCTGCTTTGATTGTGGAAAAAAAGACGTTTGATAGGTTTGATGGTATTATCGTTGTATATGTAGATTATGATAGTCAGCTTAAAAGATTGCTACAAAGAGATAATATCGATTTAAATCTTGCTCAAAAAATTATTTCAGCTCAAATGCCTTATGAAGAAAAATTAAAATATGCAAATTTTATTATTGATAATAGCAAAGATTTAAGTCACCTAAAAAATGAAGTAAAAAGGGTTTATGAAGTTTTAAAGATATACCAATACGCTAAAAAACAATTAAAGAAGAGAAGGGTTACGTTTAGGTAG
- the rpmB gene encoding 50S ribosomal protein L28, translated as MARRCDICGKGPMFGHTISHAHNVSRRVFYPNVHKVRVIENGKVVRKKVCTKCLKAGKVQKA; from the coding sequence ATGGCAAGAAGATGTGATATATGTGGCAAAGGACCAATGTTTGGACACACTATTAGTCACGCTCATAATGTTTCAAGAAGAGTTTTTTATCCTAATGTTCACAAAGTTAGAGTTATTGAAAATGGCAAGGTTGTTAGGAAAAAAGTCTGCACTAAATGTTTAAAAGCTGGAAAAGTTCAAAAAGCATAA
- a CDS encoding PAS domain S-box protein produces MSVERQEFFYIFTDLANKTTVAILIYQDNKIIFANPATSQITGYKNDELIGMNFWELVDDNFKEVVKKRGLERQRGLDSHHKYNVLVKRKDGKKRWVLLEGRTTIYRGRPAGLVTAIDIHEEKVSKQHLEQQAILLSILNKLDNKLKNVLTEEQLLNIVKKSIAKHPDITCFTFFLFDDNKNITNFTSYNLKKSLFNKYINKSYEELPGCFQQLKAKKTLVVSKGKLYSFCKGCILSKRNRGDFVVLKRLEYKENLLGFISITFQREHKTLEKFEHILLNEILNTIAKTIFELNQNLALNKLEENFKTFLENNIAAIAITTPQGSFIDCNQAFLNLFNYSSKEEVLKTPASSFYKDNKQRKYFIKLLKNKKVVKNIEMTYLDKNGNEVFVLENAVGKFEGDELKYIYSFLYDITFHRKIANHLINTEKLASINALTGNIAHEINNLLTPIATLSSHLLSDKDVNPKVKNILKLISDSAFKASNIINRVLEFSMVEKSAKKLVSPEKLLNDFIEIYKDNIPKNISLQIHCDSDIPAIEADYNQIFQVFRNIFTNSIEALPNGGNIKITLKKVSPETLPTEIQDFERNYIEFTFKDNGLGIKKEHLSKVFEPFYTTKQDKESLGLGLYSAYSIIKQHNGHIIIDSEENKGTEVKIYLPTILDAFNTTNEEHLKKQ; encoded by the coding sequence ATGAGTGTAGAACGTCAAGAGTTTTTTTACATATTCACAGATTTAGCAAATAAAACAACTGTAGCCATACTAATTTACCAAGACAACAAGATTATTTTTGCTAATCCAGCTACAAGCCAAATTACTGGTTACAAAAATGACGAATTAATCGGAATGAATTTTTGGGAGCTTGTAGATGATAATTTTAAAGAAGTAGTCAAAAAAAGAGGTTTAGAAAGACAACGTGGTTTAGATAGCCACCATAAATACAATGTACTTGTCAAAAGGAAGGACGGAAAAAAGCGATGGGTACTGCTAGAGGGAAGAACTACTATTTACAGAGGTCGACCAGCTGGACTTGTAACTGCTATTGATATCCACGAAGAAAAAGTTAGTAAACAACACCTTGAACAACAAGCGATACTACTTTCCATTTTAAACAAGCTTGATAATAAGTTGAAAAATGTACTTACTGAAGAGCAGTTACTAAATATAGTAAAAAAATCTATTGCAAAACATCCTGATATTACATGTTTTACCTTTTTCTTATTTGATGACAACAAGAATATAACAAATTTTACTTCTTACAATTTGAAAAAGTCATTATTTAATAAGTATATTAATAAATCTTACGAAGAGCTCCCTGGATGTTTCCAACAACTAAAAGCTAAAAAAACCCTTGTTGTAAGTAAAGGTAAGTTATATTCATTTTGTAAAGGGTGTATTTTATCAAAAAGAAATAGAGGAGACTTTGTAGTATTAAAGAGATTAGAATATAAGGAGAATTTATTAGGTTTTATATCAATAACATTTCAAAGAGAGCATAAAACATTAGAAAAATTCGAACACATTTTACTCAATGAGATTCTTAATACAATTGCAAAAACAATATTTGAACTAAATCAAAATTTAGCTTTAAATAAATTGGAAGAAAACTTTAAAACATTTCTAGAAAACAATATAGCTGCTATAGCAATAACAACCCCACAAGGTTCATTTATAGATTGCAATCAGGCTTTTTTAAACCTTTTTAACTACTCATCGAAAGAAGAAGTTTTAAAAACACCAGCATCATCCTTTTATAAAGACAACAAACAAAGAAAATACTTTATAAAATTATTAAAAAACAAAAAGGTTGTTAAAAATATTGAAATGACATATCTGGATAAAAATGGGAATGAAGTCTTTGTTTTAGAAAACGCCGTTGGAAAATTTGAGGGTGACGAGCTAAAATATATCTATAGTTTTTTATACGATATAACTTTTCATCGTAAAATAGCTAATCATTTGATAAATACTGAAAAATTAGCAAGTATAAATGCACTTACTGGTAATATTGCACATGAAATAAATAATTTATTAACTCCAATTGCCACATTATCTTCACACTTACTTAGTGATAAAGATGTTAACCCTAAGGTAAAAAATATATTAAAACTAATCAGCGACTCTGCATTTAAAGCTTCAAACATAATTAACAGAGTACTTGAATTCAGTATGGTAGAAAAATCTGCTAAGAAACTAGTATCTCCAGAAAAATTATTAAACGACTTTATTGAAATTTACAAAGATAATATTCCCAAAAATATCTCACTTCAAATTCACTGCGATAGTGATATCCCAGCTATAGAAGCCGATTATAATCAGATATTTCAAGTATTTAGGAATATTTTTACAAATTCCATTGAGGCTTTGCCAAACGGTGGTAATATCAAAATTACTTTAAAAAAGGTTTCTCCAGAAACGTTGCCAACAGAAATACAAGACTTTGAGAGAAACTATATAGAATTTACTTTTAAAGACAATGGACTTGGAATAAAAAAAGAGCATTTAAGTAAAGTATTTGAACCCTTTTATACAACTAAACAAGATAAGGAATCACTTGGACTTGGACTTTATTCTGCATATAGCATTATAAAACAGCATAATGGGCATATAATTATCGACTCAGAAGAAAATAAAGGTACAGAAGTGAAAATCTATTTACCGACCATCTTAGATGCTTTTAATACTACAAACGAAGAACATTTAAAGAAACAATAA
- the hemE gene encoding uroporphyrinogen decarboxylase, translating into MKNDLLLKVLDGEKVERPPIWLMRQAGRYMKEYRDVRSKVTFLELCKTPELACEVTLQPIRAFGLDAAIVFSDILIPIEPMGVELDFNPAPVIANPIRSKTDAEKLTLVDPYKDLNFVIETVKLLVSKLDVPLIGFSGAPFTLACYMVEGKGSKNFDVIKTFMRNDEDGYRILMEKLSDSTIKYLQAQIDNGCPVVQIFDTWAGVLSPYDYEKYVFPYVDYIINNLKNAKVIYFAKNGATFFNSLKKLKCDALGVDWSVNLEDYAKLTDDEFVLQGNMDPTLLFASQDKIREMTKTIINEGKNIKGHIFNLGHGILPQTPVENVEFLVKFVKGEVE; encoded by the coding sequence ATGAAAAACGATTTATTACTTAAAGTTTTAGATGGTGAAAAAGTCGAAAGACCGCCAATATGGTTGATGAGGCAAGCAGGCAGGTATATGAAGGAATATAGAGATGTTAGAAGTAAAGTTACATTTTTGGAGCTTTGTAAAACACCAGAGCTTGCTTGTGAAGTAACCCTACAGCCTATTAGGGCATTTGGACTTGATGCCGCTATAGTGTTTTCAGATATTTTAATACCAATTGAGCCTATGGGTGTTGAGCTGGATTTTAATCCTGCACCTGTAATAGCTAATCCAATAAGAAGCAAAACTGATGCTGAAAAGTTAACTCTTGTAGATCCATATAAAGATTTAAATTTTGTTATTGAAACTGTTAAGTTGTTAGTAAGTAAGCTGGATGTTCCGTTAATCGGTTTTTCTGGTGCTCCATTTACACTAGCTTGTTATATGGTAGAAGGGAAAGGTTCTAAAAACTTTGATGTAATAAAAACATTCATGAGAAATGATGAAGACGGTTATAGAATTTTGATGGAAAAATTATCAGATAGTACTATCAAATATTTGCAAGCTCAAATTGATAATGGTTGTCCTGTTGTACAGATTTTTGATACATGGGCAGGTGTGTTATCCCCTTATGATTATGAAAAATATGTCTTCCCTTATGTGGATTACATAATAAATAACTTGAAAAATGCAAAAGTAATATACTTTGCAAAAAATGGGGCCACATTTTTTAATTCATTGAAAAAATTAAAATGTGATGCTCTTGGGGTCGATTGGAGCGTTAATTTAGAAGATTATGCAAAACTAACAGATGATGAGTTTGTTTTGCAAGGGAATATGGATCCAACTTTACTATTTGCATCACAAGATAAAATAAGGGAAATGACTAAGACTATAATAAATGAAGGGAAAAATATAAAAGGACACATTTTTAATCTCGGGCATGGTATTTTACCACAAACGCCTGTAGAAAATGTGGAATTTTTAGTGAAATTTGTAAAGGGTGAAGTAGAATAA
- the hemH gene encoding ferrochelatase — MDLLYVMYMGGPDNIDGIEEFLFNLFSDRDIIDFKIGGLQKYLAKIIAKSRSKKVAPEYIKMGCGSPQTKYLIKLLEKVKVYYKEITKRELETEIGMCYYKPYIEETASKLQNGDYENIYIMTMYPQYSYTTSGVCFKRLFNATNIKPINKSYKVIPFWHLSEEYNKCIVKRIKSASERLGVELENCHLLYSAHSLPEYTLSKGDVYVEQLKAQIDLICSMLGSVKNYELAFQSRTGPIKWLGPETKTVIESYVEKRVDNIIVVPISFVSDHIETLIELDEQYIKFAKENGLNIERIESLNDSDDFAKAVVNILRG, encoded by the coding sequence ATGGATTTGCTCTATGTAATGTATATGGGAGGCCCTGATAATATTGATGGTATAGAAGAATTTTTATTTAATCTATTTTCTGATAGGGATATTATCGATTTTAAAATTGGGGGGTTGCAAAAGTATTTAGCTAAAATAATTGCAAAAAGTAGGAGCAAAAAGGTTGCTCCAGAATATATTAAAATGGGATGTGGTTCTCCACAGACTAAGTATTTGATAAAATTATTAGAAAAGGTGAAAGTTTATTATAAAGAGATAACTAAAAGAGAATTAGAAACTGAAATCGGGATGTGTTATTATAAACCTTATATTGAGGAAACTGCCAGCAAACTTCAAAATGGGGATTATGAAAATATTTATATTATGACTATGTATCCTCAATATTCTTATACTACAAGTGGAGTTTGTTTTAAAAGGTTGTTTAATGCTACAAATATAAAACCGATTAACAAGAGTTATAAGGTAATCCCTTTTTGGCATTTGAGTGAAGAATATAATAAGTGTATAGTTAAAAGAATAAAATCGGCATCTGAAAGGTTAGGTGTTGAGTTAGAAAATTGTCATCTGCTTTACTCTGCTCATTCTTTGCCAGAGTATACATTATCTAAAGGGGATGTTTATGTGGAACAATTAAAAGCACAGATTGACCTAATATGCAGTATGCTTGGCAGTGTAAAAAACTATGAGCTTGCGTTTCAAAGTAGAACTGGTCCGATAAAATGGTTGGGGCCTGAAACGAAAACGGTTATAGAGTCCTATGTTGAAAAGAGGGTTGATAATATAATAGTTGTTCCTATATCCTTTGTTTCTGATCATATAGAGACATTGATTGAGCTTGATGAACAATATATTAAATTTGCCAAAGAAAACGGCTTAAATATAGAAAGAATAGAAAGTTTAAACGATTCTGATGACTTTGCAAAAGCTGTAGTGAATATTTTAAGGGGGTAG